Proteins encoded in a region of the Lasioglossum baleicum unplaced genomic scaffold, iyLasBale1 scaffold0278, whole genome shotgun sequence genome:
- the LOC143220154 gene encoding uncharacterized protein LOC143220154 — translation MEKIAGKVKGSFVFVHNDYVYNKDHRSENIYRCNTRRTTRCCGAVMVLSDGTITLLKPHNHPGQEYIATQHFMIEEMMKLSRETLIPFKQIFDDVCRKHPDAAAYCSFSKLRPTLHRQRANFKPTIPQSLEILYDQMKTYQPLEKLKISVVKSLKDEFAVIITTDGLLEGLKNSKEIFVDGTFAVLPKKPHMEQLYTIHIRYMDNVKHNLYSQTTRAAPGSNVAFWIPAAARLHGKRWGILPHRKRATQSRQCIECRTQRHTGTYRPCTREQGVSRPGKVIQSWSR, via the exons atggaaaaaatcgcaggtaaagtgaaaggttcttttgtctttgtacacaacgattacgtgtacaataaagatcatcgcagtgaaaatatttatcgttgcAACACACGACGCACCACACGATGTTGTGGGGCTGTGATGGTTCTCAGCGATGGGACTATTACGCTATTAAAACCCCATAACCACCCTGGGCAAGAATATATTGCTACGCAGCATTTTATGATAGAGGAAATGATGAAGCTGAGTCGGGAGACATTGATcccatttaaacaaatatttgatgATGTTTGTAGAAA acatCCAGATGCTGCAGCTTActgttcattttcaaaattaagaccAACGTTGCACAGACAGAGAGCTAATTTCAAACCCACAATTCCGCAATCCTTAGAAATTTTGTATGATCAGATGAAAACTTATCAACCATTGGAAAAACTAAAAATATCTGTTGTGAAGTCATTAaaagacgaatttgctgttataATTACAACTGACGGCTTGCTAGAAGGATTAAAGAATTCAAAAGAAATATTCGTTGATGGAACATTTGCA GTTTTACCCAAGAAGCCACACATGGAACAGCTCTACACCATCCATATACGCTACATGGATAATgtaaaacataatttatattcccagacaaccagggctgcaccggggagcaatgtcgcgttttggatccctgctgccgcgaggctgcacggaaaacggtgggggattttgcctcaccgtaagagggcaacacagtcgcgccaatgtatcgaatgccgtacgcagcgccatacaggcacgtacaggccttgtactagggagcagggggtctctcgccccggtaaggtgatacagagctggtcgcgctga